A window of the Bombus huntii isolate Logan2020A chromosome 8, iyBomHunt1.1, whole genome shotgun sequence genome harbors these coding sequences:
- the LOC126868780 gene encoding odorant receptor Or2-like — MHDRPYTTVDDQLRNIHYENDIHYTLQMCQWLLKPIGVWPLVSNHTSKLEQLVSVILMIMCFSSLLFIILPSFYHIFFVEKSVHVKVKLLGPVGFCLSSTIKYCYLGVKGAFFERCIQHVEKDWKMVQDPNHRTIMLKYATVSRKLITLCAIFLYTGGMSYHTVMQFLSKERNKKNYTFRPLTYPGYDSFLDTQSSPTYEVVFFLQCFAAMIMYSVTTVAYSLAAIFVTHICGQIQVQIARLHDLVENEKRKNNGRDSMSVIVHDHVEVLRFSKNVEEALREICLTEIVESTIIMCLLEYYCMMEWQNSDAIAILTYVTLLISFTFNIFIFCYIGEILTEQCSQIGTTSYEIEWYQLPAKKAYDLILLISISHYPPKLTAGKIIELSLNTFSSVAKSSVIYLNLLRTVTDW, encoded by the exons ATGCATGATCGACCATACACCACAGTTGATGATCAGCTGAGAAACATACATTATGAAAACGATATACATTACACGCTGCAAATGTGCCAATGGCTGTTAAAACCAATCGGAGTGTGGCCTCTCGTTAGTAATCATACCAGTAAACTAGAGCAGCTTGTCTCGGTCATCCTGATGATCATGTGCTTCTCCAGTTTGCTCTTTATTATCTTACCATCATTTTATCATATCTTTTTCGTGGAGAAGAGTGTGCACGTGAAAGTGAAACTGCTCGGCCCAGTTGGCTTTTGTCTCTCTTCCACGATTAAATATTGCTACCTTGGTGTGAAAGGAGCCTTCTTTGAACGATGCATCCAGCATGTTGAAAAAGACTGGAAAATGGTACAGGATCCGAATCATCGAACGATCATGTTAAAATATGCGACGGTCAGCAGAAAACTCATCACACTTTGTGCCATTTTTCTATATACTGGCGGAATGTCATATCACACGGTAATGCAATTCTTATCGAAAGAAAGGAATAAGAAGAATTATACATTTAGACCACTGACTTATCCTGGCTACGATTCGTTCTTGGATACTCAATCCAGTCCTACGTACGAAGTTGTGTTTTTCCTCCAGTGCTTCGCTGCTATGATCATGTACAGCGTGACGACGGTTGCATACAGTTTAGCTGCGATCTTTGTTACTCACATTTGTGGACAGATCCAAGTACAAATAGCAAGATTGCATGATTTGGTGGAAaacgagaagagaaagaacaaCGGCCGTGATTCTATGTCCGTTATTGTGCACGATCACGTGGAAGTTTTAAG ATTTTCGAAAAATGTTGAGGAAGCTTTGCGTGAAATATGTCTGACGGAGATTGTCGAATCGACGATTATTATGTGTTTACTCGAATATTATTGTATGATG GAATGGCAAAATAGCGATGCGATCGCCATATTAACTTACGTTACTCTGTTGATCTCCTTcacatttaatatatttatattttgctaCATAGGCGAAATTCTCACTGAACAG TGTAGCCAAATTGGTACAACTTCCTATGAAATCGAATGGTATCAGCTGCCAGCTAAGAAAGCTTATGACCTAATTCTACTGATCTCCATATCTCACTATCCACCAAAGCTGACGGCCGGAAAAATAATTGAACTGTCTCTGAATACTTTTAGCTCT GTAGCAAAATCGTCGgtaatttatttgaatttactTCGAACAGTTACCGACTGGTAA
- the LOC126868396 gene encoding uncharacterized protein LOC126868396, with protein sequence MYDRSYTIVDDQLKNNHYQNDIHYTLQMCQWLLKLIGIWPLLNNHTSRLEQLLSIVLMITCYSSIFFIILPSGHHFFFVEKNLYMKMKMLGPVSFCVFATVKYSYLARKGAFLQRCIRQLKNDWKRVQDPSHRAIMLKYAGISRKLITMCAVFIYTGGMSYHTVAQFLSKERTRENYTVRPLAYIGYDPFFDTQSSPTYEIVFFLHCFAAMIMYSITTVAYGLAAVFVTHVCGQIQIQIARLQNLVESKDRDLFSVIVHDHAETLRNIEDALYQICLTEIVECTICMCILEYYCLMEWANSDLIATLTYMTLLTSFTFNIFIFCYIGELLTEQCSQIGTTSYEIEWYQLPAKRAYDLILLISISQYPPKLTAGKIIELSLNTFSSVSSYFLNNFNIMTQLNQNFVLYYFQVAKTSLVYLNLLQTVTD encoded by the exons ATGTATGATCGATCATACACTATAGTTGACGATCAACTAAAAAATAACCATTACCAAAACGACATACATTACACGCTGCAGATGTGTCAATGGCTGTTGAAGCTGATTGGAATATGGCCTCTCCTTAACAATCATACTAGCAGACTCGAACAGCTCCTCTCAATCGTACTCATGATCACGTGCTACTCCAGCATATTCTTCATCATCTTGCCATCTGGTCATCATTTCTTCTTCGtagagaaaaatttatatatgaaGATGAAAATGCTCGGTCCGGTTAGCTTCTGTGTATTTGCAACAGTTAAGTACAGTTACCTCGCCCGAAAAGGAGCCTTCCTACAGAGGTGCATCCGACAGCTCAAAAATGACTGGAAGAGAGTGCAGGATCCGAGTCATCGGGCGATTATGTTAAAATACGCGGGCATTAGCAGAAAGCTTATCACCATGTGCGctgtttttatatatacaggTGGAATGTCCTATCACACGGTGGCGCAATTCTTGTCCAAGGAGAGGACTAGAGAAAATTACACAGTTAGACCATTGGCGTATATCGGTTACGACCCGTTTTTTGATACGCAATCCAGTCCTACGTATGAAATCGTGTTCTTTCTTCACTGCTTCGCTGCTATGATTATGTATAGCATCACCACGGTTGCATATGGTTTGGCTGCAGTGTTTGTTACTCACGTTTGTGGCCAGATTCAAATACAAATAGCAAGATTGCAGAATTTGGTGGAGAGCAAGGATCGTGATCTCTTTAGTGTGATTGTGCACGATCACGCGGAAACATTAAGG AACATCGAAGATGCTTTGTATCAGATATGCTTAACAGAAATCGTAGAATGCACGATTTGCATGTGTATACTGGAATATTACTGCTTAATG GAATGGGCAAACAGTGATCTAATCGCTACATTGACTTATATGACTCTGTTGACCTCCTTcacatttaatatatttatattttgctaCATAGGCGAACTTCTCACTGAACAG TGTAGCCAAATTGGTACAACTTCCTACGAAATCGAATGGTATCAGCTGCCAGCTAAGAGAGCTTACGACCTAATTCTACTGATCTCTATATCTCAATATCCACCGAAACTAACGGCCGGTAAAATTATTGAATTGTCTCTGAATACTTTTAGCTCCGTAAgttcttattttttaaataattttaatattatgacacaattaaatcaaaattttGTACTTTACTATTTCCAGGTAGCAAAAACGTCGCTAGTTTATCTCAATCTACTTCAAACAGTTACAGACTAG
- the LOC126868397 gene encoding odorant receptor 4-like — protein MYDRSYTIGDDQLKNNHYQNDIQYTLQMCQWLLKLIGIWPLVNNHTSRFEQLLSIVVMIICFCSIFFIILPSGHHFFFVEKNLYMKMKMLGPVSFCVFATVKYSYLALKGAFLQRCIRQLRNDWKRVQDPSHRAIMLKYAGVSRKLITVCAVFIYTGGMSYHTVAQFLSKERTRENYTVRPLAYIGYDPFFDAQSSPTYEIVFLLHCFAAMIMYSITTVAYGLAAVFVTHVCGQIQIQIVRLQNLVESKDRDLFTVIVRDHVKILRFSKNIEDALYQICLTEIVECTINMCMLEYYCLVEWANSDLIATLTYMTLLISFTFNIFIFCYIGELLSEQCSEIGTVSYEIDWYNLPAKEAYDLILLISISQYPPKLTAGKIIELSLNTFSSVSF, from the exons ATGTATGATCGATCATACACCATAGGTGACGATCAACTAAAAAACAACCATTACCAGAACGACATACAATACACGCTGCAGATGTGTCAATGGCTGTTGAAGCTGATTGGAATATGGCCTCTCGTTAACAATCACACTAGCAGATTCGAACAGCTCCTCTCAATCGTCGTGATGATCATATGCTTCTGCAGTATATTCTTCATCATCTTACCATCTGGCCATCACTTCTTCTTCGTAGAGAAAAATCTTTACATGAAGATGAAAATGCTCGGTCCGGTTAGTTTCTGTGTATTTGCAACAGTTAAGTACAGTTACCTTGCCCTAAAAGGAGCCTTCCTGCAGAGGTGCATCCGACAGCTCAGAAATGACTGGAAGAGAGTGCAAGATCCGAGTCATCGGGCGATCATGTTAAAATACGCGGGCGTCAGCAGAAAGCTTATCACCGTGTGCGctgtttttatatatacaggTGGAATGTCCTATCACACGGTGGCGCAATTCTTGTCCAAGGAGAGGACTAGAGAAAATTACACAGTTAGACCATTGGCGTATATCGGTTACGACCCGTTTTTTGATGCGCAGTCCAGCCCTACGTATGAAATCGTGTTCCTTCTTCACTGCTTCGCTGCTATGATTATGTATAGCATCACCACGGTTGCATATGGTTTGGCTGCAGTGTTTGTTACTCATGTTTGTGGCCAGATTCAAATACAGATTGTAAGGTTGCAGAATTTGGTGGAGAGCAAGGATCGTGATCTTTTTACTGTCATTGTGCGCGATCACGTGAAAATTTTAAG attttctaaaaatatcgaAGATGCTTTGTACCAGATTTGCTTGACAGAGATCGTAGAATGCACGATAAATATGTGTATGCTCGAATATTACTGCTTGGTG GAATGGGCAAACAGTGATCTAATCGCTACATTGACTTATATGACTCTGTTGATTTCCTTcacatttaatatatttatattttgctaCATAGGTGAACTTCTTTCTGAGCAG TGTAGTGAAATTGGTACAGTTTCCTATGAAATCGACTGGTATAACTTGCCAGCTAAAGAAGCTTACGACCTAATTCTACTGATCTCTATATCTCAATATCCACCAAAACTAACTGCcggaaaaataattgaattatctCTGAACACTTTTAGCTCCGTAAGTTTCTGA
- the LOC126868774 gene encoding odorant receptor 4-like — MYDQSYTIGDDQLKNNHYQDDIHYTLQMCQWLLKLIGMWPLVNNHTSRLEQLLSVVVMIICFCSIFFIILPSGHHFFFVEKNLYMKVKMLGPVGFCVFATVKYTYLALKGAFLQRCIRQLKNDWKRVQDPSHRAIMLKYAGISRKLITMCAVFIYTGGMSYHTVAQFLSTDKTRENYTVRPLTYIGYDPFFDTQSSPTYEIVFFLHCFAAMIMYSITTVAYGLAAVFVTHVCGQIQIQIVRLQNLVESKDRDLFAVIVRDHVETLRFSKNIEDALYQICLTEIVECTMNMCMLEYYCLMEWASTDLIVTFTYITLLTSFTFNIFIFCYIGELLSEQCSEIGTASYEIDWYNLPAKEAYDLILLISISQYPPKLTAGKIIELSLNTFSSVAKTSLVYLNLLQTVADW, encoded by the exons ATGTATGATCAATCATACACCATAGGTGACGATCAACTAAAAAACAACCATTACCAGGACGACATACATTACACGCTGCAGATGTGTCAATGGCTGTTGAAGCTGATTGGAATGTGGCCCCTCGTTAACAATCACACGAGCAGACTGGAACAGCTTCTCTCAGTCGTCGTCATGATCATATGCTTCTGCAGTATATTCTTCATCATCTTGCCATCTGGCCATCACTTCTTCTTCGTAGAGAAAAATCTTTACATGAAGGTGAAAATGCTCGGTCCAGTTGGCTTCTGTGTATTTGCCACAGTTAAGTACACTTACCTCGCCCTAAAAGGAGCCTTCCTGCAGAGGTGCATCCGACAGCTCAAAAATGACTGGAAGAGAGTGCAGGATCCGAGTCATCGAGCGATTATGTTAAAATACGCGGGCATTAGCAGAAAGCTTATCACCATGTGCGCcgtttttatatatacaggTGGAATGTCCTATCACACGGTAGCGCAATTCTTGTCCACGGATAAGACTAGAGAGAATTATACAGTTAGACCATTGACTTATATCGGTTACGATCCGTTTTTTGATACGCAATCTAGTCCTACCTATGAAATCGTGTTCTTTCTCCACTGTTTCGCTGCTATGATTATGTATAGCATCACCACGGTTGCATATGGTTTGGCTGCAGTGTTTGTTACTCATGTTTGTGGCCAGATTCAAATACAGATTGTAAGGTTGCAGAATTTGGTGGAGAGCAAGGATCGTGATCTTTTTGCTGTTATTGTGCGCGATCACGTAGAAACTTTAAG attttcgaaaaatatcgaagatGCTTTATATCAGATTTGCTTGACAGAGATCGTAGAGTGCACGATGAATATGTGTATGCTCGAATATTACTGCTTGATG GAATGGGCAAGCACTGATCTAATCGTTACATTCACCTATATTACTCTGTTGACTTCCtttacatttaatatatttatattttgctaCATAGGTGAACTACTTTCTGAGCAG TGTAGCGAAATTGGTACAGCTTCTTATGAAATCGACTGGTATAACTTGCCAGCTAAAGAAGCTTACGATCTTATTCTACTGATCTCTATATCTCAGTATCCGCCAAAACTAACTGCtggaaaaataattgaattatctCTGAACACTTTTAGCTCC GTAGCAAAAACGTCATTAGTTTATTTGAATTTACTTCAAACAGTGGCAGATTGGTAA
- the LOC126868772 gene encoding uncharacterized protein LOC126868772 isoform X2, which produces MHLSVRQPRNTNYEEDIVYVTKHNKWVLSTIGMWPTVVKGIRKFVPKIIIGLSNFVSSLNVLQFILHIILEEKNPTLKVRFLGLICFASTNLMKYWALIARKSNIEYCIEQVQIDWKQVDFQRNRILMLKYGKMGRDLTIYSAVFMYGSEMLYITIMQYALGSMLKENNRTTRVLVYPTYSGLLDVQRSPIYEIVYVLQCLCTLLFNSVTVSCCGLAALFATHACGQIDIVMSQLDDLVDGKFAEKNSSPNTRLTEIVKHHIKILKFSTMIETVLQEVCFFEFVGTTLVVCFLEYYCLTDWQSNNKIGVATYSMLLVSLTFNMFLLCYIGNLLLEKSSDIGISCYMIDWYRLPPKTVQDLMLIIAMSNTPVKISAGRIFLLSLPTFGNILKTSFAYLNFVRNATM; this is translated from the exons ATGCATCTTTCCGTTCGACAACCACGGAATACAAACTACGAGGAAGACATCGTTTACGTGACGAAACACAACAAATGGGTTCTGAGTACCATCGGCATGTGGCCCACTGTAGTAAAAGGAATCAGAAAATTTGTACCAAAAATTATAATAGGTCTGAGTAATTTCGTATCGTCTTTGAACGTACTGCAATTTATACTACACATTATACTGGAAGAGAAGAACCCTACATTAAAAGTGAGATTCTTAGGCTTGATTTGTTTTGCTTCAACCAATCTGATGAAGTATTGGGCTCTGATAGCGCGCaaatcgaatatcgaatactGTATCGAACAGGTGCAGATAGATTGGAAGCAA GTAGATTTCCAAAGAAATCGCATACTGATGTTAAAATACGGAAAGATGGGACGAGATCTGACCATATACAGTGCCGTGTTCATGTATGGCTCTGAAATGTTGTACATTACAATCATGCAATATGCATTGGGATCAATGCTGAAGGAAAATAATCGTACAACCAGAGTGCTAGTATACCCTACCTATAGTGGATTGCTCGACGTCCAAAGAAGTCCCATCTACGAAATCGTGTACGTTCTCCAATGCTTGTGCACACTTTTGTTCAACTCCGTGACAGTTTCGTGTTGTGGATTGGCTGCGCTTTTTGCAACACACGCCTGTGGACAGATTGATATCGTTATGTCTCAATTAGATGACCTGGTCGATGGAAAATTCGCCGAGAAAAATTCTAGTCCGAACACTCGACTGACGGAAATCGTAAAACatcatataaaaattttaaa ATTTTCTACTATGATTGAGACGGTTCTGCAGGAAGTGTGCTTTTTCGAATTCGTTGGTACCACGTTGGTAGTATGCTTCCTCGAATATTATTGTCTAACG GATTGGCaaagcaataataaaattggtGTGGCAACATACTCGATGCTACTGGTATCCTTGACGTTCAATATGTTCTTGTTATGCTACATTGGTAATCTTCTACTTGAAAAG AGTTCTGACATCGGAATATCTTGCTATATGATTGACTGGTACCGCTTACCACCTAAAACAGTTCAAGATCTTATGTTGATCATCGCTATGTCGAACACTCCAGTGAAAATTAGCGCCGgcagaatatttcttttatcctTGCCTACTTTCGGAAAT ATTCTAAAAACATCATTCGCGTACTTAAACTTCGTTCGGAATGCCACTATGTAa
- the LOC126868769 gene encoding odorant receptor 22c-like isoform X1, whose translation MHLSVRYQADQPRNPKYEEDIIYVTKHNKWVLNSIGMWPAVLEGIGKFVPKIVIGLSNFVSFFSVVQCVLYIILEEKDPLLRLRLLGLACYSSTNLMKYWALILRKPNIEYCIEQIQTDWKQVEFPRNRLLMLKYGKIGRDLTIYSAAFMYTALVCYVTIMQYAMGMSLKENNRTIRVLVYPTYSGFFDAQKSPIYEIVYVLQCMCTFVFNSVTVGCCALAALFATHACGQLDVVISQLNDLADGKFAKKNSNPSTRLIEIVEHHIKILKFSAMIESVLQEVCFFEFVGSTFVICLLEYYCITDWQQNNKIGLATYSMLLVSLTFNMFLLCYIGNLLLEKSTNIGISCYMIDWYRLPVKTVQDLMLIIAMSSSPVKISAGRMFLLSLPTFGNVCFYKYFLHALPVQNLHKSTV comes from the exons ATGCACCTCTCCGTTCGATATCAAGCCGATCAACCGCGGAATCCAAAATACGAGGAAGATATCATTTACGTGACGAAACACAATAAATGGGTTCTAAATTCCATCGGGATGTGGCCCGCTGTGCTAGAAGGCATCGGCAAATTTGTACCAAAAATTGTGATTGGACTCAGTAATTTCGTGTCGTTCTTCAGCGTAGTGCAGTGTGtgctatatattatattggaAGAAAAGGATCCTTTACTAAGACTAAGGCTCTTAGGATTGGCTTGCTATTCTTCAACCAACCTGATGAAGTATTGGGCTCTGATACTGCGCAAACCAAACATTGAATACTGCATCGAGCAGATACAGACAGATTGGAAGCAG GTAGAATTCCCAAGAAATCGCCTGTTGATGCTAAAATACGGAAAGATCGGACGAGATCTCACCATATACAGTGCCGCGTTCATGTATACCGCACTCGTGTGCTACGTTACGATCATGCAGTATGCAATGGGAATGAGCCTGAAGGAAAATAATCGTACAATCAGGGTGTTAGTGTACCCTACGTATAGTGGATTTTTCGATGCTCAAAAAAGTCCCATCTACGAAATCGTGTACGTTCTCCAATGCATGTGCACATTTGTATTCAACTCTGTGACAGTTGGGTGTTGTGCTTTGGCTGCTCTTTTTGCAACACACGCCTGTGGACAGCTTGATGTCGTTATATCTCAGTTAAATGATCTGGCCGATGGAAAATTCGCCAAGAAAAATTCTAATCCAAGCACTCGATTGATAGAAATTGTAGAACATcacataaaaattttaaa ATTTTCTGCGATGATTGAGTCGGTTCTGCAGGAAGTGTGCTTTTTCGAATTCGTTGGTTCCACGTTTGTAATATGCTTGCTCGAATACTATTGTATAACG GATTGGCaacagaataataaaattggtTTGGCAACATACTCGATGTTACTGGTATCCTTGACGTTCAATATGTTCTTGTTATGCTACATTGGCAATCTTCTGCTAGAAAAG AGTACTAACATCGGAATATCTTGCTATATGATTGACTGGTACCGCTTACCAGTCAAAACAGTTCAAGATCTTATGTTGATTATCGCTATGTCGAGTAGTCCGGTGAAAATTAGCGCTGGCAGAATGTTTCTTTTATCCTTGCCTACTTTCGGAAATGTatgtttttacaaatatttcctTCATGCTTTACCTGTTCAAAATTTACACAAATCAACCGTTTAA
- the LOC126868769 gene encoding odorant receptor 22c-like isoform X2, giving the protein MHLSVRYQADQPRNPKYEEDIIYVTKHNKWVLNSIGMWPAVLEGIGKFVPKIVIGLSNFVSFFSVVQCVLYIILEEKDPLLRLRLLGLACYSSTNLMKYWALILRKPNIEYCIEQIQTDWKQVEFPRNRLLMLKYGKIGRDLTIYSAAFMYTALVCYVTIMQYAMGMSLKENNRTIRVLVYPTYSGFFDAQKSPIYEIVYVLQCMCTFVFNSVTVGCCALAALFATHACGQLDVVISQLNDLADGKFAKKNSNPSTRLIEIVEHHIKILKFSAMIESVLQEVCFFEFVGSTFVICLLEYYCITDWQQNNKIGLATYSMLLVSLTFNMFLLCYIGNLLLEKSTNIGISCYMIDWYRLPVKTVQDLMLIIAMSSSPVKISAGRMFLLSLPTFGNILKTSFAYLNFIRNTLM; this is encoded by the exons ATGCACCTCTCCGTTCGATATCAAGCCGATCAACCGCGGAATCCAAAATACGAGGAAGATATCATTTACGTGACGAAACACAATAAATGGGTTCTAAATTCCATCGGGATGTGGCCCGCTGTGCTAGAAGGCATCGGCAAATTTGTACCAAAAATTGTGATTGGACTCAGTAATTTCGTGTCGTTCTTCAGCGTAGTGCAGTGTGtgctatatattatattggaAGAAAAGGATCCTTTACTAAGACTAAGGCTCTTAGGATTGGCTTGCTATTCTTCAACCAACCTGATGAAGTATTGGGCTCTGATACTGCGCAAACCAAACATTGAATACTGCATCGAGCAGATACAGACAGATTGGAAGCAG GTAGAATTCCCAAGAAATCGCCTGTTGATGCTAAAATACGGAAAGATCGGACGAGATCTCACCATATACAGTGCCGCGTTCATGTATACCGCACTCGTGTGCTACGTTACGATCATGCAGTATGCAATGGGAATGAGCCTGAAGGAAAATAATCGTACAATCAGGGTGTTAGTGTACCCTACGTATAGTGGATTTTTCGATGCTCAAAAAAGTCCCATCTACGAAATCGTGTACGTTCTCCAATGCATGTGCACATTTGTATTCAACTCTGTGACAGTTGGGTGTTGTGCTTTGGCTGCTCTTTTTGCAACACACGCCTGTGGACAGCTTGATGTCGTTATATCTCAGTTAAATGATCTGGCCGATGGAAAATTCGCCAAGAAAAATTCTAATCCAAGCACTCGATTGATAGAAATTGTAGAACATcacataaaaattttaaa ATTTTCTGCGATGATTGAGTCGGTTCTGCAGGAAGTGTGCTTTTTCGAATTCGTTGGTTCCACGTTTGTAATATGCTTGCTCGAATACTATTGTATAACG GATTGGCaacagaataataaaattggtTTGGCAACATACTCGATGTTACTGGTATCCTTGACGTTCAATATGTTCTTGTTATGCTACATTGGCAATCTTCTGCTAGAAAAG AGTACTAACATCGGAATATCTTGCTATATGATTGACTGGTACCGCTTACCAGTCAAAACAGTTCAAGATCTTATGTTGATTATCGCTATGTCGAGTAGTCCGGTGAAAATTAGCGCTGGCAGAATGTTTCTTTTATCCTTGCCTACTTTCGGAAAT ATTTTAAAGACATCATTCGCGTACTTAAACTTTATCAGGAATACTCTTATGTAA